The Populus alba chromosome 13, ASM523922v2, whole genome shotgun sequence genome contains the following window.
GTGTGGAAAACTCACTCCAATCACGTCTcgaaagagagaaaatcaagaagaCTAAAAATAATCCATTCCAAAAGGTTGAAAATTGGATCAGTCTTGACCACGAGGAAGAAGATTAGGAAAAATTCCAGTCAGATATGACCGGAataataattgaattatttaaaaaaaaatagaaaagaaaaattaattttgaaaaaattcacataaaattaatttcaaattaacatcaataacaattaaaacatgCAATCAACATCCTCAATTGTCTACTGATGGTTCTGATATAACTATTGGTTTCATGAATATCATACACACAGCAAAAActatgaaacaaaattatttgaaagtcCATAGGATTCTGTTAGATAAATCTAAAGTTGTTTAGGGATTTATTACCTGAAATTTGATCTTCTCTGGGTTTGAATAATTCCTTAAAGACTGAGTTGTTTTAAATCACAAGCCGTTCAATTATCCAATCTCCAAAAATAATCCACATGAACCACCTATGAAAAATCTCATAAATCTCTATTTAGAAAAGAGAAATTGTTATGCCTACAGTGTCAGCTCTAATATTGTGTTTGCATAGTTTTCTGTCTAACAGACAACCACTCCTTTCTTTCACTTACAAAATAATAGGCTTAGCTTTATATTTACAGGGAATATTAAAAACCCTATAATAGGCTTAGCTTTATATTTCAGTGACCGGTTTTTAagtgtaattaatatattttcattaataatggtctaatttaacattaaagcatatAGTATATCTaccatgttaaatcatgtttgttctttacataatatttatagattgtttgaataagatttgaaatttttttcaaatctcattccaccttaGCCAAAGATTTCTCagtcaataatatttaataatagataaaatattttttttataattcacttgGGGTGATAAATCCTCTCTTGATCACTCAAATACctttatatatttcatgttatactCATTGTCTAACCTTTCATTACATCGGTTAAGATAACATATAACAGGATCATAACATAACATTCTCTATGTAAGATGACTTAGTAATCTCAAGTCTAAGGATCACTTACTCAACTGTCACGTGAGCCTTTCCATAAACATATGTAATTTCTCCATATAGAATTCTCATGCAAGTTAATTCAGTGTACATGTCTTATGACAAGCACCTACATGTTAGTTCTACATATCCCTTATACTCAAGTTTATATGAACAGTTGcttcctttcataaaaaaaaatatatgtatcaGTTTTTATAACTCTAATGAATATCCAATATATAAGAGAGTATTGACCATgaacattttagaaacaatgcATTAATATAATAGGAATGTCATAAGTATAACAGCTTTACAATTTTCCTTGCAAAGCATATTTATCTCATAAACTTTATCTTTaatctagattcattaatctagtattatatcaatattaaagaaaaattaaacttttattaataataaatatgtatttacatgaatataataataacatgtaTAAATAACCAATTACCTACAGGGCATAGTAAACTAACATTTATTTCTAGGATTAAACCACATCCTATAATGAAACACACATGTATCACCATCATATAATTACAACATATTAACACTTTCAAAGCATAATCTTACAAGAAATTTGCTAAAGAGACAAAACATGCAATCCCATATACCTTCACATACAAATGACAATACCAATCAAAATTACATTAACATTTCTTTCAAATAGTTACATCATCTTGACTTTCAAATGAACAGAACAAAAGAtccaaaaactaagaaaaaaataaaaggggtaGTATTCCATGCAGAAATGCACCATGATAGATAACAATAGAATGAAGAAGTGATTCAATAATAATCTACCAATATTCTTATTTGGTTGAAGAAGAGGCTTTTTAATTAGGATGATGAAGAGAAAACTTGAATAGCTTTCATCAATTAAATCTACCAAAACACATGTTGACAAATACATAAGTCCGCATGTATCGATTTATAACCCATAAGAATCAAATGCTAGTCAAAACTCGTACTTAACCAAATCCAAGCAACTGTTTGAGAACATGATCATCATCTACCATGCACCAACTTTGTTGTTTGCGCATATGCTGAGAATCCTTGGCTTTTCATCTCACTGATAAGTTGCACTGTCCTTGGCTCCTTATGCTGGAGAAATCCTCAggtaaaaacattataataacaattatctGGTGGGCGATCAACATCTTCCATTTGTCTGAAAGCCTTGTATGCTTCATCTAGTAATCCTTCCCTGTAATGCCCATTGATTACTATAGTTTAAGCCCGAGCATCAGGTTGCAGCCCTTTGACTGAGTTCCGAAAACAACTCCAATGCATCTTTAAGCTTCCTAGATCTGCACATGACAATGATTATGAAATCATAGATCACCAAATCATGAGGCTTCAAGTAACTTTTTTTGCATGTCACGAAATAGTCCCAATGTTTGATCAAGATACCCTTGTTTTCTTAAGCCATCAAGCAAAGTTGAGTAGGTCATTAAATCTAGGAAATGGCTTTAGGCACATATATCTTTGAAAAGCTCTTTTACTTCCAAAACTCTCCTTGCCTAAAACAAGCCACTTATAAAAATGGTATAACTAACATTGTGAAACAAACCACTTATGATCTGATATCCcgccttctttttcttcttttctctagaTGCATAGTATTATGCTTGCAGAAAACGAATCTGAAATGTTTATCCACATATGCAAAAATTATACTGAAACACCAAACCTAATAGCCATGatggttgttttctttttaacaacAGATACAACATGTTTGAACaggacaagaaaaaaacatagacaATAAAAGATTCTAAATTCACTCGAGAAATTATTCAACACCTAAATATCCTAACTTTACTTCATtacttcttattattatatgtatGCTTGGAAAGTGTATGCACGCACCAGCAAATGATCGAAAGTAAATGCTAGGAAGAGGGGAGTAtggaaaagtgatttttaagaGCCTAAACGCTCACCTCATTGGCTTCATTGATGGAATTAATTTCTTCTGCAGAAAATAGGTGTGAAATGTGTATCCATATAAACATTATGCAATCTGTTTAACCACAGTTTATAGTCTTGATGTCGCAGTCATATAcaacaaacaagaaagaaaagtatGAATTCTTTTTTCTAGAAATTGAGGAGGCTAATTAGTAGCATTGGCACATCTCAAACAAGGCAGCCGATTTGATTCTaatgaataatatataatagTGCTCAATGAACACTCCACGTGAGTATACTTCAATGTTTTAGTATGGCAGGCTTTGCAGGAAACCCTTATTTAGGTCATTGTACAGGTAAAGTCCTGGTTAGTTGTAcagttttcttattttctttggcATTATATTTCCTAATCTatgatttttctcaaattttttaCCATTACATGGTGTAAATATCAACTATGTTACAATATATATGACAGAGTATCATGGATTACCATGGACATGTAAGAGTAAAAACATTGGTCTTGGGTATGTTGTTGCATTTGCATCCTGTATCATTAAAGGTTTTTTGGTGCCAAAACAGCAACTGAGAGGACAAAAGTTAAGCAAAGACACTAGGGAATCAGCAACATGAACAAGTACAAACAACAACACAATCACACATAAGTAAGTGCACTAGCATGCACAGCAGCCACATTCAAATAGCTAGAGCCAACATTGACAGAAAACAACTAAGATACCATCAACTCAACATAACCAAAAAGGTGTTTCTTGCAAAGGCATTCCAAAAGGTAACAAAAGTTTTGAGTTTTCCTAAGAAATTTACGTAGAATTCCATGaatttctcacatctttctgCAACATGACACAAAATCACCACCAATTCAAACTTAGGTGGCCATTTTTCTTGGCATCATTTCAAGGGTGGACCGTGTTGAGTTCTGGCCGACTGTCGACCGCAAAAAGTAGTGACTTTCCAGTCAAACCAAAGTCACCTTAACAAAGGACCCAGCAAGGCTACAACCCATTTCTTGATTCTTCAACACATGACACTACTAATGAACATTTTCAGCTTATACAATAAAGTTTGACATGAAAAATGAGATGAGGCAAATCACTTATAAAGCTCGGTGAATGCCTGCACTGAAAGTCTCACAGTTAGTGTATGATGATGTTAATTGAAAGAGTTTGAATATCTATAAGGGGTGCACTGGCAAACAAAATCCCATAAGTTTTGCATTAACAAAATACCTGAAGAATTTGGATCAATGTATCCTTTATGATGAAGTTCATCAACTACTGCACAGTAAAACTCGAGATATTGAAAACACGGAAAATTATCATTTCCAACAACTTTCGGTACCACGTGATACCCATACTAGAGTTCTACTTATATATGCTCGATTGCAAGTATTTCTACAAGTATTTTTCTTTGCTCACCCAATCATAAAAGTTAACACTTTTAATCTAAACaatcattttctataattttggCCCCACGGCGTACTCTTCTTGATGCGCTCACTCTACTTACATTAACTCTTTTATAATCCACTCTTactggcctttttttttttttttccttcctgccTCAGGAGAATTACCACTTTCAAAATAAGATACAACAACTCTGTTTTTTTCCTCCCTCTTTCCTTTCATTCTTGTAGACGAACCTCTTTGGTTGTTAGTTTACACCACAAAGGTGACCGAAGTAGTAAAATGGGTTAACATAACAAGATGATGAAAACACAATACCTTTCATGTTAGTTGGTTGGACAAGTTCAATAAACTGTTATATCTCTACAAAGCATGAGTGATCAAAGTAAGGAACTGAAAACATGTATTAGTGGTACCTTTTAGCATATCCTAAATTATCGTCCAGCTTATCAGATGGCTGtctttttttgtaatgaaaAGTTAAGAGAGAATTGAAGAGATTGTTGTCTCCTTTAACAAGTTTTAGCACCCATGGAAGACTAGATGGCATGATTCCTATTGTTGGCCGCATTGTGTTTAATCCCTCTAAAGTTTCAACTTTGAAACTATAACAAGGAACTACTCGGACTCTTATTAGAGAAGTTTTAGCTGTGAATGTGTCGTGGAACTAAGAAGATACATGGTTTGTAAACGTTCTAGCCACACCCAAATCTtcaaagaaggaaaggaaattaaagcTAAAACAAACCTGAACCAAAAATAGTTCGCAAATGTAATTTGCATGTAGCTCACTAAATTTCATTCAACAACTACTTTCTTGTAAAACAATGAGAAAATATGGGTGCACtagaatcataataaaaaaaataaacatgcgtGGTAACTGAGCTAAGAACTTGGTTCTATGCTTTACAGAACACATCCTTTATAATCCACGCATTTAGAAGATCAGAATCTTCCATCAACATCAACGATGATCGTACCTTGATGTTAAGCACACGTGAAATGTGAATTAAAAGCTCTTTTTTCCCCCAAAGTATCAATCCCAATGACGATGTCATGTTCCGGGTGAGAAGCAATGATGTCAACAACCTATCATTACCAAGtaattaaaccaataaaaaaagttgtataaTTGATCTTTTTCCTATTTTAAAGCACTGTAATCTTCACCAAGCCcataaactcaaaataaatcTACTTACTTTCATGACTATTCCAAAGACacaaatattaatcaattacTCActatattttctcattttcagCACCAACATTTAGCTCTTTATTCATACTTCATCCCTATCAACCAGTATCCATTCTCCGCAATGCACATTAATAGTTAACACCTGCCAAAAACCACTCAAGGAAAGAACTGCTATGTGAACAAGAAATAAGTAAAACCCTACCTGCTGAGCAGCAACTTCTCGAGTGGGAAAATCATAAGACGAATTACGATACGTATTATCCAAGTAAAGAACATCAATTGTCTCATTCTTAAGAACATCAAGTAGCCTATTCCTCGCATCCTTTGCCCTCTTGCTATCAACTTCCCATAAAAAATCCCCCGTATACATCAAGCATCCAAACTCCCCGTGAAGcaataatttatcatttcaagtttttattatttttgactaATTATTTGTTGGTTCAAAATTGATCAtgtttcttaattaatatttccaTTTTCCtatgtaaattaatattttatttcacatgatagaaataaaaataatattctaatcaATGGATACCAAGCaagtttttaatgaaatgatttaTCTAATTAATTCTAGACACTTTTAGTTACACCACCACTTTTATTAGTTTGTTTAAGttcttgtttgatattgtgtttcAAATAGAattgggtaaaattaaaaaaaatatatttaaaattaatatatttttatgtttttgaatcgttttgatatactattatcaaaaaataattttaaaaaaatataaaaatatataaaaataacataataatagacttaaaaaaataaatagtcatCTCTAAATCCCGATGACAATAAAAGAGAGAATTCAGCCTCCATAGGAAAAAATTGCAGCCTCCTCATATCTTATAATTCACCTAATATTTGATGACAGACTTAAATATAATAACATGATGATTAAGAGCATTTGTATACTTGCATCcacatttattttaagaaaaaaatttagagaccAAGACGACTATATTTTCGATtcaattgatataattaaaaatagaaattattttagatttaataaacttgtctcttaaaattatttttattatcttattcaattaaatgataataaaaataaacacttatataaaaacaacttaatataattgaaaaaaatatatatgataatgATGGATTATACCAAAATAATATGTGCTAGTATTATAAAAAGTTACTCTAATTTTatttgaggaaaaaataaaaattgaatggaatttactaaattaatatctaaaatacattcttaaatttcttcacataattttattatatatataaaaaaattctttcaattgcatataaaatatctaaacatgatttttacttttttattgaaatgttttttagataatttttttatttaaaaaaatatatttatcttgagaaaaaacataaataaatgagatttataattattaaaatttaaagaaaaaatattttacccacctttactttttattcaaagaaaaaagctactagtataaaaaaagacatgttttagtcgaacaaaaaaaattgcatgaataattaattttttataaaaaaatttcatccaaaattaaattatattcaagGTTTGAATGgacttatttattttcttgaaaaaatctaatattttaaaatataatttctccaattaaaaaagaaacggATAAACCCGATCCATTAGGAGCCACGGGCCCAAATATGAAATGGTCATTAAAGCCCAAAACGTTTCCTAATAACGAAGCAGAAAGACCACagggaaaaaacagagagagcgGGAGTAAAAATTCTTACAACGATGGCAATGAAGCGGCTAAGCCTTCTGCTCGCTCCATCTTCTGCTGCATCTCCAGCTTCTCCGGCCTTTCTTGGGTTTCCTTTTGAACGAAGCCAATTAAGAAATATGGGTATGATTCTTAAACCCTctttgttgttcaaagacaacaACCCCTTTTGCTGCCTTCATTCTTGCAGTAGTAGTGGTAGCTACAGACATGGTAAAGACAAAAAAGGTTGTTCTTTTAGCAACATTAATGATGCCTTGTCTGCCTTCAATCACATGCTTCATTTGCAACCTCAGCCTTCTATTGTCCAATTCAGTAAATTATTGTCTGCAGTTGTCAGAATGAGATATTATGAGACTGTGGTCTTTTTGTGCAAACAAATGGAACTTGCAGGAATCTCTCATAATGTTTATACCTTTAACATCTTGATTAATTGCTTCTGCCACTTACATGCTGATTCTGGGTTCTCTGTATTGGCCAAAATCATTAAACTTGGTTTTGAACCCAGTGTTGTCACTTTTTCTACCATAGTTAATGGGCTTTGTATTGAGGGTAGGATTGCTCGAGCTGTGGAATTCTTTAATGACATGGTGGCAGGAGGATATGAACCTAATCTACATACTTATAATACGATTATCAATGGTTTGTGTAAGATTGGAGATACCTCTGTGGCTGCTGGATTGCTCAAGAAAATGGACGAGGCAGGTTGTGAGCCGGATGTTGTGACATTCAATACAATTATTGATAACCTTTGCAAGGATAGACTAGTCAATAAGGCTTTAGATATCTTCTGTCAGATGAAGGGTAAAAGCATTAAGCCGGATGTTATCACATACACCTCTTTAATGCATGGCTTATGCAATTCAGGCCAGTGGAAGGAGGCTTCAGCATTGTTAAATGAAATGATGGGTCTGAATATCATGCCGGATGTAGTTACATTCAGCATGTTGATTGATACACTGTGTAAAGAAGGCGAGGTTTCAGAGGCTCAAGGTGTATTAAAACAAATGACAGAAAAAGGTGTGGAGCCTAACATTTTTACTTATAATTCATTGATGGATGGATACTGTCTCCGAAGGGAAGTTGTTGAAGCGAGAAAACTATTGGATGTTATGATAAGCAAGGGTTGTTCACCTGATGTTTTTAGTTATAGTATTCTGATCAATGGATACTGTAAGACCAAGAGGATAGATGATGCGAAGCAGGTTTTTGATGAAATGGTTCATCAAGGCCTAATTCCCGACACTGTTAGTTACTCCAATCTTATAGGTGGCTTGTTTCAAGCAGGGAGAGTTTTGGAAGCAAAAGAGCTTTTGAAGGATATGTATACCGAGGGCCACTCcctaaattta
Protein-coding sequences here:
- the LOC118028215 gene encoding uncharacterized protein: MAMKRLSLLLAPSSAASPASPAFLGFPFERSQLRNMGMILKPSLLFKDNNPFCCLHSCSSSGSYRHGKDKKGCSFSNINDALSAFNHMLHLQPQPSIVQFSKLLSAVVRMRYYETVVFLCKQMELAGISHNVYTFNILINCFCHLHADSGFSVLAKIIKLGFEPSVVTFSTIVNGLCIEGRIARAVEFFNDMVAGGYEPNLHTYNTIINGLCKIGDTSVAAGLLKKMDEAGCEPDVVTFNTIIDNLCKDRLVNKALDIFCQMKGKSIKPDVITYTSLMHGLCNSGQWKEASALLNEMMGLNIMPDVVTFSMLIDTLCKEGEVSEAQGVLKQMTEKGVEPNIFTYNSLMDGYCLRREVVEARKLLDVMISKGCSPDVFSYSILINGYCKTKRIDDAKQVFDEMVHQGLIPDTVSYSNLIGGLFQAGRVLEAKELLKDMYTEGHSLNLITYSILLDGLIKQDCFDQALGLFRDMQNSYLKPDLAIYNIIIDAMCKSGKLKDARELFLELSVKGLQPNVRVWTTIINGLCKEGLLDEAYKAFRQMEEDGCPPDNCSYNVFIRGLLQHKDPRAVQLISEMTGKGFSADVHTTELVVDDDLVVKQLLGSCEVHQGEKAHCDGFRRK